The following proteins are encoded in a genomic region of Bufo bufo chromosome 11, aBufBuf1.1, whole genome shotgun sequence:
- the LOC120981721 gene encoding ubiquitin-like protein FUBI, with the protein MQIFIAGRALHTLDVSDQDTVTDVKKRIAQLEGLLGCDLVLSCAGIALEDEAVLSACGVRAQSTLNVSARLLGGKVHGSLARAGKVRGQTPKVAKQEKKKKKTGRAKRRMQYNRRFVNVVPTFGKKKGPNANS; encoded by the exons ATGCAGATCTTCATTGCGGGCCGAGCCCTCCACACGCTGGACGTGTCCGACCAAGACACCGTGACGGATGTTAAG AAACGTATCGCTCAGCTGGAAGGCCTCTTGGGTTGTGATCTGGTTCTGTCCTGCGCTGGGATCGCTCTGGAAGATGAAGCCGTTCTGTCGGCCTGTGGGGTGCGGGCGCAGAGTACCCTGAACGTATCGGCCAGACTTCTGGGAG GTAAAGTCCACGGCTCACTGGCTCGTGCTGGGAAAGTGAGAGGTCAGACCCCCAAA GTAGCAAaacaagagaagaagaaaaagaagacgGGCCGAGCCAAGAGACGCATGCAGTACAACCGCAGATTTGTCAATGTGGTTCCTACATTTGGCAAGAAAAAAGGTCCCAATGCCAATTCTTAA